Part of the Leptolyngbya sp. BL0902 genome, GAAGGAAAATATGTTTGTGCCTCGTTCCTTTGCCCGACGGCGGCTGTACCAAGCCCAAGCCTTTGAGGGAGTGGAAGGGGCCTACGCCATCTATACCAGCGAAGCCCGCTGGAAAAACCCCGAAACCCGCAAAACTCGGCCTGTGCGGGTGATTGCCTACAACCCCGCAGATCCGGTGCTGCTGTTGCCCGATGTGCTGGCCCACCGAGAAGACCTAACAATGCCCAACACGGCCCTCATTGATAGTCGCGCCAGGGCGGAACTAGGGCCAAGGGAAGCCGGAGTGATTACAGAACTAGCAGATCGAGAAATTCGCATTGTAGGCACCTTCAGCCTAGGCACAGACTTTGCTGCGGGCAACGGCAATTTAATCATGAGCGATCAGAATTTCCTGCGTTTTTTTGCCAACCGTGGCCCCGAGGAAGCCGAACGCAGTTTTTCTACCGCCGATATTGGTCTTTTGCACACCGCACCGGATACTGATATTCATGCCCTCGTCACAACTCTGCGGGAAAACCTGCCCCAAGATGTTTTGATCTTACCTAGAGATGGGCGCGAAGGCTTCATCATGCGGGAGCGGCTCTACTGGGAACAAAATACCAACATTGGCTTTGTATTTTCTCTTCTGACGGCTATGGGCTTTGTCGTCGGTATTATTTTGGTATATCAAATCCTCTACACTGACGTAGCTGATCATTGGTCAGAATATGCCACTCTCAAAGCCATTGGCTATACCAATCGTTATCTGATGGGCGTGGTGATTCAGGAGGCCATCATTCTCTCTGTATTTGGCTTTATTCCTGGCTTCTTAATTAGTCGAATTTTCTATAACCTAGGTGCAACGGTAACAGGCTTGGTCTTTAAAATGACGATAGAGCGAGTTGTCAATCTCTATATTTTAACCTTTGTGATGTGTTTAGTCTCTGGCTTAATTGCCGTTCGTAAAGTGCAGCGCACCGACCCAGCGGAGGTCTTTGGTCTATGAGTATCTTCCCTGCTGCATTCCCTTCAGATTCAGAGCCCCCACTCAATGATGTCTCTGTGCAGGTGCAGGGGCTCAACTATTTCTTTGGTAAAGGCGACCTGCGAAAACAAGCCCTCTTTGAAATTAACCTTAGCCTTCACCGGGGCCAGATTGTCATTATGACTGGCCCCTCTGGTTCTGGCAAAACTACCCTACTCACGCTGATTGGTGCCCTGCGGACAGTGGAACAAGGCAGTTTGCAGGTGCTAGGACGTGAGCTCCATGGTTTAGGCCATCGTCAGCGGGTGGAAGTGCGGCGGAATATTGGGTTTATTTTCCAGGCTCACAATTTATTTGCGTCCCTCACGGCAGCTCAAAATGTGGAAATGGCCGTAGAACTCACGAGTGGACTGCGACAAAAGCGCCAGCGGGCGGTAGAAATGCTAGCGCGGGTTGGTTTAGCAGATCGAGTGGATTATAAACCCGCTAACCTTTCCGGCGGACAAAAACAGCGGGTGGCCATTGCCCGCGCCCTGGTCAACCATCCCCAACTCATTTTGGCCGACGAACCCACAGCGGCCCTCGACAAAAAATCCGGGCGCGATGTCGTCACCATCATGCAGCAGCTCGCCAAAGAGGAGAACTGTACTATCCTCATAGTCACTCACGACAACCGTATTTTGGATGTAGCCGACCGTATTATTAATCTAGTGGATGGTCGTCTAGAATCTGATGAAAGCCCCCAGCAATTTGCCGACGCCCACGCCCTTAAAGCTCTAGATGGTAGTATGTTTGTCATGTAGAGTCTGACGCTATGCAAGCTCAGGAAGGCAACCATCCTGCCTGAAATAGACATGACTAAGTAGAATGGCTAAATTAAAATTAAGAGTTTGGCTCCGGGTTTCGACTGCGCTCAACCCTCCTTCTGCCTTGCGTGGGGGCATTGAGAAAAGTCGAAATGCGTTTTACCCATAATTGTGCCCCCTTACTTAAGAGGAGCTTTTCACGACATGAAAAAATTAGACTAAGTCCTGATTGATCGCGAGTTCTGCATTGGTGTTTCTCTTCCTATGGTGCTTTCTTTTTCTAGCACAGTTCAAGCCCTCACCTACACTAAGGTAGCAGACTATTTGCAAACAGCTAGCCTCTTCAAAGATCGTCTTCGCACCTACGAAGATCAGCCCAAATTTGATGTTCTCTACGGATCAACCTTGGTAGAAATTGAGGTTCTGCCCTGGGAAGTTCACCCCTGGCAAAAGGCCGACCTAGCCACGGTGCGAGCCACCAGTTGTGTGACCATGGGCAGTACGGTTAGCCCAGATTTAATGCGCTTTTTGCTGACCGAAAATCGTCGGATGCGGTTTGGGGCCTTTCACCTCGATGAGGCCGATCACGTCTTCTTTGCCGAAAGCGTCCTCGGTGGCGAAAATATGGACGTGATGGAACTGCAAACCTGCATTCTCTCCGTCGTTACCATTGCCGATACCTACGACGACCTAATTGCCGAACGATTTGGCGGCCAACGCGCCATCGACCGGATGGAGGGCGTCCAGAGGCTTTGATCTGACCCAATGGTGCAACCTTGACCTCGATGACAGCTACCCTAAGCAACGCCAGGATCAGGCTCCGAGGCGTTATGGATGGATCCCCTACGAATTCGCTATAACAGAACCATAGAAGGCAACCCCTGCTGCCCAGCATCGTCTGTAATCCCTAGCCCCAGCTATCAGTTCTAGAGGAAGAGCCGAAGACTATGAAACACGTAGGATGGATGCCCTGGAGTACGGTGTTGATGCTGGCCCTGGGCGGTGGATTAGCGGCGACGGCCCAGGCAGAGGTTGATCTAGGGCCAGAAACCGGGCCGGACGCCAGTTCTAGTCTCCAGGCCCAAAACCAGCCCCTTGTTCTACCTTTTACCGATGTTCCCAGCGACCACTGGGCCTACCAAGCCCTGCTTAACCTTGCTGGGGTGTACGGTTGCGTGGGGGGCTATCCTGACGGCACCTTTCGCGGGGAAAACGCCGTGACTCGCTATGAGTTTGCCGCCGGAATGGACGCTTGCCTAGGAGCACTGAATACGCTCCTTCAGTCGCAGCACGGCCAACGCCAGAGCCTAGAGACCTTCAGACAAGCCCTTGAGCAAGATCTCCAAGATCTGAGGTCGCTGGACAATACCCTCGATACGCTCAGCCCCTAGGGGCCAAGGCTGCGGTGGCGGCTACCCTAGGGCCTGAGGTGGGGGGCACCGTAGAGAGCTAAGGCCACGGTGGGCGTTTCCCCCAAGGTTATGCGGCGGTGGCGGGTGTGATGGGTAAAAGCGATGACGTCCCCTGGATTGAGGATAAGGTCTTGGGTAAAGGGTTCTGGCTGGGGTGGGTCAACCCCAAGGGAAGGCCCCCCCAGTTCATGGCGCATCTGCCCGCTCACCAGCGCTAGGATGCCCCAGGTATCGTAGGTTTTGGGCGCAATTTCAGGCCCCGGTAGCCAAGTTACCATCTGTAGGGTAAGGGGAAACTCGTGCTCTTGATAGAGGTCACGGCTGGCCCAGCCCTTCTCTGGATCAGGCGTCAGTGCGGTGGTTTTTAGCCAGTAGGAACTGCTCAGCAGCTTTCGCACCAGGGGGGTGATGGCCTCGATGCGGCTGATATCGTCGTGGAAGGTGGCGAGGATGTCTTCCACATCGGTGAGAAAGCGGTAGAGGCGGTAGTATTGCCCCGGTTCGAGGGAGTGAGGATGACCAAAGGGACGATATTGGCCGTCGTCGGTGACTAACCAGTTGTGATGCATGGGAGTACCCAAAAAAGTAGATTAGCCCCTTGGGGTTATCTCTACCTTAACGAAGGGCGGTAGCACTGGGAATGGGGCGTTCTTCAGTGCCACCGCCTTTGGGATGGCGGCGCATTTGCTGGGCTAGGGGTTAGGCTCCAGGCGCACCAGGCGACCGTTAGGGGCGTCGGTGAGGACGTAGATCAGGCCATCGGGGCCTTGGCGCACATCTCGCACCCGCTGACCGATGGGAATGCGTGCCTCGCTGACCAGTTGCCCCTGATCATCCAATTCCAAGCGCAGTACCGCCTGGGCCACCAGCCCCCCGGCAAACAACTGCCCCTGCCATTGGGGGTAACGGTCGCCGCGATACACCGCCAGCCCCGACGGCGCAATGGCGGGCGTCCAGTACAAGATTGGATCCGCTAAGCCGGGACGCGACACCGCATCCGAGATGGGGCCGCCGGAATATTCTTCGCTGTAGGTGACGAGGGGCCAGCCGTAGTTTTCCCCCGCTCGGAGCAGGTTCAGTTCATCCCCTCCCCGCGAACCGTGTTCCGTAGACCACACCTGCCCCGTTGCCGCATCCAGCGCCAGGGCTTGGATATTGCGATGGCCGTAGCTCCAGAGGGCCGGGTCGGTCTCGGCGGTGTTCACAAAGGGATTATCGGCGGGGATGGTGCCATCGTCATTCAGCCGCACAATGGCCCCCAGGTGAGTTTGGCGATTTTGGGCCTGGTGACGAATCAGTTCTCCATCCAGCCGCAGGGGCGGGTTGCCGCCATCGCCCACCGCCACCAGCAGGGTGTCATCGGGCAACCACAGCAGCCGCGAGCCAAAGTGCTGCCCCTGGGGTTTGTCGCGGTTGGTTTCAAAGATCACCGTCCAGTCGGTAAACCCCTGATCCTCCAGTCTGGCCCGTGCCACCCGCAGCCGATTGGCCTCAGCGGTGCCGTGGGCATAGGCCAAATACACCCAGCGATTGTCTTCAAACTGGGGATGCAGGGCAATGTCCAGCATGCCGCCCTGGCGCTCGGCCAACACCGGAGCCACCCCGGCCAGCGGCTCTGGATCGAGGACGCCATCCCGCACCCGCCGCACCCGCCCTGGTCGCTCGGTAATCAGCAGCGTGCCATCGGGCAACCAGGCCATGCCCCAGGGATGCTCTAGCCCCTCTAATACCGTCACCGCCTGCACCGACGCATCGGCTGGAGCATCAGGATTAGCCGCCACCGTTGCGGGGGCCTGGGCCAAGGGATCGAAACCCATTGTCCCTGAAGCGGTTGCCGTAGGGGGGGTGTCCGTTGATGACGGAGCCGATGATGGATCTATCGCCTCAGCCTCCGGTGTGGGCGAAGTACAGCCCACCAACAGCAGTGCCACCCAGATAAGGGACTGCTTGAGCCCGAATAACCGATCCCGTCGTGGCTGTCCCAAACCTCTTGCCGTCATGGCTATACCTCTACGCAAACGCTGGTTTCCCTTCCATTAGCGCACCACCATCACCCGGACGACCTCCCCCTGGGGCAGGATTTCTGTACCTACGGGCACCACCGCCAGGGCATTGGCCCCCGCCAGGTTTACCAGGTTGCCAGAACTGTGGCTCCCTCCAGCCAAGGTGAAGTCGTAACGACTAGGATTTTCGGGATTGGGAGACAGCCGCCCCCAGAGGTAGATTTCCCTGGGGCCACCGCCCTTGAGGGAGGACTGGGTAACGGCTTCAACAAACGTAGGCGACCAGTTTTCCCTCAGACCCGACCGCTTCCGTAGGGCGGGTTCCACAAAGCGCCAAAAGCTCACCAGGGCCGAAACTGGATTCCCCGGCAGGCCAAAGTACAGCGTGGGGGAAGGCTGGGTCGCCGTTGCCGGAAACGTGGCTACGGTTAAGGGTTTACCCGGTCTCACCGCCACGGCACGAATGTGGAGGGTTGCTCCTAAATCGGTCAGAATGTGATCGACATAGTCAAAATCCCCCACGGAAACGCCGCCGGAGGACAGAATTACATCGGATCGGGAGAGCGCAGACCGAATTGCCACCGCTAGGGCTTCCGGCTGGTCGGGCACAATGCCCAGCAGGATTGCTTCGGCCCCCGCTGCCTGCACCAGCGCCGCCAAGGCGTATTGGTTAGAGTCCACAATTTGCCCCGGCTGGAGGGGCGTTTCTGGGTTCACCAGCTCATCCCCAGTGGAAAGGATGGCTACCCGAAGCCGCCGAAACACCGGGACTTGGACGCACTGAGCCGCTGCCAACACCGCCAATTCTGGCCCACCTAACGCAGTTCCTGCGGACATGA contains:
- the devC gene encoding ABC transporter permease DevC; translation: MFPTPLALLNLTHDRKKFATSVAGVAFAVLLMFLFNGFKNALYDSQTQLLTELNGEIVIINRLKENMFVPRSFARRRLYQAQAFEGVEGAYAIYTSEARWKNPETRKTRPVRVIAYNPADPVLLLPDVLAHREDLTMPNTALIDSRARAELGPREAGVITELADREIRIVGTFSLGTDFAAGNGNLIMSDQNFLRFFANRGPEEAERSFSTADIGLLHTAPDTDIHALVTTLRENLPQDVLILPRDGREGFIMRERLYWEQNTNIGFVFSLLTAMGFVVGIILVYQILYTDVADHWSEYATLKAIGYTNRYLMGVVIQEAIILSVFGFIPGFLISRIFYNLGATVTGLVFKMTIERVVNLYILTFVMCLVSGLIAVRKVQRTDPAEVFGL
- a CDS encoding DevA family ABC transporter ATP-binding protein, translating into MSIFPAAFPSDSEPPLNDVSVQVQGLNYFFGKGDLRKQALFEINLSLHRGQIVIMTGPSGSGKTTLLTLIGALRTVEQGSLQVLGRELHGLGHRQRVEVRRNIGFIFQAHNLFASLTAAQNVEMAVELTSGLRQKRQRAVEMLARVGLADRVDYKPANLSGGQKQRVAIARALVNHPQLILADEPTAALDKKSGRDVVTIMQQLAKEENCTILIVTHDNRILDVADRIINLVDGRLESDESPQQFADAHALKALDGSMFVM
- a CDS encoding T3SS (YopN, CesT) and YbjN peptide-binding chaperone 1, yielding MVLSFSSTVQALTYTKVADYLQTASLFKDRLRTYEDQPKFDVLYGSTLVEIEVLPWEVHPWQKADLATVRATSCVTMGSTVSPDLMRFLLTENRRMRFGAFHLDEADHVFFAESVLGGENMDVMELQTCILSVVTIADTYDDLIAERFGGQRAIDRMEGVQRL
- a CDS encoding S-layer homology domain-containing protein; amino-acid sequence: MKHVGWMPWSTVLMLALGGGLAATAQAEVDLGPETGPDASSSLQAQNQPLVLPFTDVPSDHWAYQALLNLAGVYGCVGGYPDGTFRGENAVTRYEFAAGMDACLGALNTLLQSQHGQRQSLETFRQALEQDLQDLRSLDNTLDTLSP
- a CDS encoding cupin, which codes for MHHNWLVTDDGQYRPFGHPHSLEPGQYYRLYRFLTDVEDILATFHDDISRIEAITPLVRKLLSSSYWLKTTALTPDPEKGWASRDLYQEHEFPLTLQMVTWLPGPEIAPKTYDTWGILALVSGQMRHELGGPSLGVDPPQPEPFTQDLILNPGDVIAFTHHTRHRRITLGETPTVALALYGAPHLRP
- a CDS encoding PQQ-dependent sugar dehydrogenase: MTARGLGQPRRDRLFGLKQSLIWVALLLVGCTSPTPEAEAIDPSSAPSSTDTPPTATASGTMGFDPLAQAPATVAANPDAPADASVQAVTVLEGLEHPWGMAWLPDGTLLITERPGRVRRVRDGVLDPEPLAGVAPVLAERQGGMLDIALHPQFEDNRWVYLAYAHGTAEANRLRVARARLEDQGFTDWTVIFETNRDKPQGQHFGSRLLWLPDDTLLVAVGDGGNPPLRLDGELIRHQAQNRQTHLGAIVRLNDDGTIPADNPFVNTAETDPALWSYGHRNIQALALDAATGQVWSTEHGSRGGDELNLLRAGENYGWPLVTYSEEYSGGPISDAVSRPGLADPILYWTPAIAPSGLAVYRGDRYPQWQGQLFAGGLVAQAVLRLELDDQGQLVSEARIPIGQRVRDVRQGPDGLIYVLTDAPNGRLVRLEPNP
- the glp gene encoding gephyrin-like molybdotransferase Glp, translated to MVPAAEAEALILSLVHPLDGAEAVETVPLGAAAGRILAQPVTGSLDMPHWDNSAMDGYAVRYADVVQAGANHPVSLALTEIIPAGKPPTQPVAPGQAARILTGSMMPVGADTVVMQEVTQRQGDQVFILEAPQPGQFVRHRGSFYQAGQPLMSAGTALGGPELAVLAAAQCVQVPVFRRLRVAILSTGDELVNPETPLQPGQIVDSNQYALAALVQAAGAEAILLGIVPDQPEALAVAIRSALSRSDVILSSGGVSVGDFDYVDHILTDLGATLHIRAVAVRPGKPLTVATFPATATQPSPTLYFGLPGNPVSALVSFWRFVEPALRKRSGLRENWSPTFVEAVTQSSLKGGGPREIYLWGRLSPNPENPSRYDFTLAGGSHSSGNLVNLAGANALAVVPVGTEILPQGEVVRVMVVR